The sequence below is a genomic window from Thioclava nitratireducens.
CCCGCCACGTCGGCCAGCTCGTCGATGCATTCCTGCTGGATCATCGTCGAGTCCATATCTGCCAGCAGCATCTGCTTGCGACGCCCCTCGGCGGGCTGCACGACCAGATCGACGCCCAGCCCTTGCAGGCCCTCCCACGCCTCCCAACGATTCGACGGCACGCGGTCCACCATGAACTCGGCTGCGACATTCGGGTTGAGCCAACGCGCATCGCCACCGCCCCATGCGCCACAGAGCGCATCGAGCGTGCCTTGATCCAGATTGGCCTCTTTCGGGTCAGCGATCAGCGTGGCGGTAAACATGCGCGCTCCTTGGGGAATATCGGCTCCGAATTTTGATGCCGGAATTAGACCAATTTCCCGGCGCATGCCAGAGCGTCGCCACGGGGCAACCTGCGCCTCCTCTCCGGTGTCGGTCGCCTCGCTATTTGTCGGCTTCACCCGTTCCGGAACGCTCCGCGCGCGTTGCTATCTCTGTCTGGCAGACTTCGCGGAACGTCTTCCAGACCTCCGCCATCTCGGGGTCGGCTTTCAGTTCGGCGATCCGCGCATGATGAGCGTCGATCGCCGCGGTGTGCAACGCGGACAACACCGGATCTTCGAGGAAGCGGCCCATCTCGCGCCGGATCGCCAATCCATAGCGCAGCATGGTCAGGTTATCTTCCCGCGCAGAGCTGCGTTTGCGCGCATAATTGGAAGTCAGCCGGTCCGGCCGCACCGCGTCGCCGCGCTCCATTTTCAGTAACAGGCTTTCCGCCGAGCGTACCGAATAATGCGCGAGCCATGCCTGATCATATCGCCCGCGCACATCGTAGCCGCGATCCGTTCCGACACGGAATTTACGCGGCACCGGGACGCCGGCACCGTCGAGCCAACGAATGCCGCGCCGTCGCTCCATCTGCGGACGATGGTTGTTCCATTCGAGGACCGTCGGCGTGACCTTTGCGATCGTCTTCACGCCACGACGGGCACGGCGCGCTCCGGGTCTCATGTCGATCGCCCAGGTGAACCGCTCGGTAACGAGACCTTCTTCGAAGCTTTCTCGCCCTCCGAACCCGAAGAGCAGCTCGCCGAAGGAAATCGCATCGGGATAATCGTGCAATGCCAGAAGCCCCGGAAGGGTGCCATCCGCCACGTCGATATGCAGAAATTCGTCGGTATCGCAGATCATCGTGTAATCGGCCTCGCGGTGGCGCCGCAATTGCGACCCGTAAGCCAAGGCTTGTCGATGGAAGCGTTTGGTGTCCGCCAGATATGCTGGGTTGGGCAAGTGTTGCACTACCCCGAGAGCATCGAGCCGGTCCAGAATCGCATCGGTGCCATCGAAGCAGTCGTTCGAAAAGACGATGAAATCGGTCACCCCGAGATTGCGCCAATGGGCCAACCATTCGAGGATGAAAGGCCCTTCGTTCTTCATCAGGGTGATGATGCAAATTCGCATCGGCGTGATCACGGCAGCCTCCGGGGCGCTGTCTTTAGTCATGTCTGAAAGCTCTTGGGCCGCCCAGTTCGAGCGGAGTGACGCGAACAAATGTCACGAACTGAACGATTTATCATACTGTTTATAATATAAGATTCTGCCTTGGCTCATATGCTCGCCGGCGCGTATCGTTGAAACGATACAACATCACGACCGCCGCACCAGTCTGCATCGAGATCCGGCATCATTTTGACGCAGGTGTGGCCTCGCGGTGAATTCTCCCCTTGCACCAGAGTGGACCCACGCGTACATCCGGCGGCGGGACACCCTTCCCCAACGAAGGGCATATATCTGGAAGGATACCAGCAATGGCTATTCAAGCTCCGGCTACGCGGCCGGCAAACCCGCGTTTTTCTTCGGGCCCCTGCACGAAGATCCCTGGTTTCTCCCTCGACATGCTCAATGACGCGCCGCTGGGCCGTTCGCACCGTGCCGCTATCGGCAAGGCGAAGCTGAAAGAGGCGATCGACACCACCCGCGAAATTCTGGGCGTGCCCGCCGATTACCGCATCGGCATCGTGCCCGCCTCCGACACCGGCGCCGTCGAAATGGCGATGTGGTCGCTGTTGGGCGAGCGCAAGGCGACGATGGTCGCTTGGGAAAGCTTTGGCGCCGGCTGGGTGACCGATGTGGTCAAGCAGCTCAAGATCGAGGCCGAGACGAAGACCGCCGACTATGGCGATATCGTCGATTTCTCCACCATCGACTTCAACACCGACGTGGTTTTCACGTGGAACGGCACCACCTCGGGCGTGCGCGTCCCCAATGGCGATGCGATCCCGGCGGACCGCGAAGGCCTGACCATCTGCGACGCCACCTCGGCCGCTTTCGCGATGGACCTGCCGTGGGACAAGCTCGATGTCACCACCTTCTCCTGGCAGAAAGTGCTGGGCGGCGAAGGCGGTCACGGCGTGCTGATCCTGTCGCCCCGCGCGGTCGAACGGCTGGAGAATTACTCCCCCGCCTGGCCGCTGCCGAAGATCTTCCGCATGACCAAGGGCGGCAAGCTGAACGAAGGCATCTTCAAGGGTGAGACGATCAACACCCCCTCGATGCTCTGCGTCGAAGATTACCTCGTGTCGCTGAACTGGGCGAAATCCGTGGGCGGGCTGAAAGGCCTGATCGCGCGCGCCGATGCCAACGCGAAAGTCGTGTGGGATTTCTGCGCCGAAAAGCCGTGGATCGCGAATCTCGCCAATGATCCGGCGACCGCGTCGACCACCTCGGTCTGCGTGAAGTTCACCGACGATCGCATCAAGGATGGCGCAGCCTTCGCCAAAGCCGTCGCCAAGCGGCTC
It includes:
- a CDS encoding glycosyltransferase family 2 protein yields the protein MTKDSAPEAAVITPMRICIITLMKNEGPFILEWLAHWRNLGVTDFIVFSNDCFDGTDAILDRLDALGVVQHLPNPAYLADTKRFHRQALAYGSQLRRHREADYTMICDTDEFLHIDVADGTLPGLLALHDYPDAISFGELLFGFGGRESFEEGLVTERFTWAIDMRPGARRARRGVKTIAKVTPTVLEWNNHRPQMERRRGIRWLDGAGVPVPRKFRVGTDRGYDVRGRYDQAWLAHYSVRSAESLLLKMERGDAVRPDRLTSNYARKRSSAREDNLTMLRYGLAIRREMGRFLEDPVLSALHTAAIDAHHARIAELKADPEMAEVWKTFREVCQTEIATRAERSGTGEADK
- a CDS encoding phosphoserine transaminase, with protein sequence MAIQAPATRPANPRFSSGPCTKIPGFSLDMLNDAPLGRSHRAAIGKAKLKEAIDTTREILGVPADYRIGIVPASDTGAVEMAMWSLLGERKATMVAWESFGAGWVTDVVKQLKIEAETKTADYGDIVDFSTIDFNTDVVFTWNGTTSGVRVPNGDAIPADREGLTICDATSAAFAMDLPWDKLDVTTFSWQKVLGGEGGHGVLILSPRAVERLENYSPAWPLPKIFRMTKGGKLNEGIFKGETINTPSMLCVEDYLVSLNWAKSVGGLKGLIARADANAKVVWDFCAEKPWIANLANDPATASTTSVCVKFTDDRIKDGAAFAKAVAKRLEAEGVGLDLGAYRDAPAGLRIWCGSTVETADVEALMPWVEYAFEAEIAAQA